In one Dreissena polymorpha isolate Duluth1 chromosome 7, UMN_Dpol_1.0, whole genome shotgun sequence genomic region, the following are encoded:
- the LOC127838438 gene encoding uncharacterized protein LOC127838438 isoform X1, translated as MEHKLTKHDDAEIYTDCSESTDMFTLARRIDSSLSSSIKDLLKQVEFFNAFLQFFDNAILIPVGSSQDGSKVNVPGDGGDVDILLISKLVVLNESLFEYDSCYPAFLRVRCDDTHSKLFKSKRLVEDMYVPVNVLKHLERRIYGIMRFFVSAISRPGISADGKHFNAFKESAVGLEFAELDGTSTMVALNMPEFPDTRIKNWGVVLKVVHNLLDSFDAMVHKCYPHEFCNSQSQKTFSNLEESVTSAAKKLADMFRDDGNDDKDTLKMRHEIKEPKTDPIYRKSLSNEIGETTELPKLMTADMVPAFTIQGWPRVAEEWITRHRKWPSNNLVLNIVQTGCQIVAKRPLYPTLNGDRNNEDHSQEVDENDTCFRLSFSQCELALAKQLSEVPLLCWKILKAYQKAFLRTEPPVLTSYHWKTVLFWIREDTDDDFWSEPNMMNCVIKALDFMINCLKDRFLPLFFVRGENLIAGCRDDLVDITLEKVIEIRKAPRKYLNTVLENPPKPEVYIISKDKIKEYLSAESNNNMVEDICNNMLHDFWYSMPWDITNNADECSKDRYDSIMRRLPNNLRNWLQLMKGECMTKSAQLIFTGMESLMETVFTFNEHRDSANSDSENEQVIYSRKQTNIHTPLQESQMWDVPSNANVQNDQTKTNDSFTVKANEQPRTNEDMANDKGTSTVAEPSDNSRSTVKVDVKLNGYPQKVLDTADYQKTNEETSKKSTKQKDDSFSRTVEVGFELLNDLIRLSEEEEEENQESDKGKRESGSGLIRVAGNCACNLIQSMKEESKTHSEQLILTGFGSLMETVCTIPKEKDSKKSDSEKEQVIYSREKTSKNTKDIPSKENVHNDQTRNANDSFTVQSNEHPRTTEDMADDKASCAVASSKSTEPSNTFLSTVKVDVELGEYPKQVNEKADKQSTNAEISNKSTKQKANSCSRKINAGLTLLNDFVRLVSEKDQESDEGERASGSGFVRFAGKIIRDFQQQLGEDTDNNNANMTNSSNTNRSSKAPCDFDLD; from the coding sequence TTCTTCGACAACGCCATTCTGATACCAGTGGGCAGTTCTCAGGATGGATCGAAAGTCAACGTTCCTGGTGACGGGGGAGACGTTGATATTTTACTTATTTCAAAACTCGTGGTACTTAATGAGTCATTATTTGAATATGACAGCTGTTACCCCGCATTTCTGAGAGTTCGATGCGATGACACAcattcaaaattgttcaaatcgAAACGTTTAGTCGAAGATATGTACGTACCAGTCAACGTTTTGAAGCATTTAGAACGTAGAATATACGGTATAATGAGGTTTTTCGTAAGCGCCATCTCCCGTCCAGGCATATCGGCCGACGGAAAACACTTCAACGCTTTCAAAGAATCCGCAGTCGGTTTGGAGTTTGCAGAGCTAGATGGAACTTCAACCATGGTTGCTTTGAATATGCCTGAATTTCCTGATACGAGAATTAAAAATTGGGGTGTTGTATTAAAGGTTGTTCATAATCTTCTGGACTCTTTCGATGCTATGGTTCACAAATGTTATCCACATGAGTTCTGTAACTCACAGAGTCAAAAAACGTTTTCTAATTTAGAAGAAAGCGTAACTAGTGCGGCGAAAAAACTTGCAGACATGTTTAGAGACGACGGGAATGATGATAAAGATACTTTGAAAATGAGACACGAAATAAAAGAGCCCAAAACCGACCCGATATACAGAAAAAGTTTAAGCAACGAAATTGGGGAAACAACTGAACTCCCTAAACTTATGACTGCTGATATGGTACCTGCATTTACTATTCAAGGCTGGCCAAGGGTAGCCGAAGAGTGGATAACAAGACATCGAAAATGGCCTTCGAATAATTTGGTCCTTAATATTGTACAAACTGGTTGCCAGATCGTTGCTAAACGGCCATTGTATCCGACACTTAATGGCGATAGAAACAATGAGGATCATTCTCAGGAAGTTGATGAAAATGACACATGTTTTCGGCTGTCATTTTCGCAGTGTGAACTTGCCTTGGCGAAACAGCTTTCGGAGGTACCGCTTCTATGCTGGAAGATTTTGAAGGCGTATCAAAAGGCGTTTCTTCGAACAGAACCACCAGTACTTACTTCGTATCATTggaaaactgttttattttggaTCAGAGAAGACACCGATGACGACTTCTGGTCCGAACCGAATATGATGAATTGCGTTATAAAAGCTTTGGATTTCATGATAAATTGTTTGAAGGACCGTTTTCTACCTTTATTTTTTGTCCGTGGAGAAAATCTCATCGCAGGATGTCGTGATGACCTTGTAGATATAACTCTAGAAAAGGTGATTGAAATTCGTAAGGCACCTCGCAAGTACCTGAATACTGTTTTAGAAAATCCACCGAAGCCCGAAGTTTACATTATTTCGAAAGATAAAATAAAGGAATATTTATCCGCTGAAAGTAACAACAATATGGTAGAAGATATATGTAATAATATGTTGCACGATTTTTGGTATTCCATGCCATGGGATATCACCAACAATGCAGACGAATGCAGTAAAGATCGATATGATAGCATCATGAGAAGACTTCCCAATAACCTCCGCAATTGGCTTCAGTTAATGAAGGGAGAGTGCATGACTAAATCTGCACAACTCATTTTTACTGGTATGGAGTCATTGATGGAAACTGTATTCACATTTAATGAACACAGAGACAGTGCCAACTCAGACAGTGAAAATGAACAAGTAATATATTCGAGAAAGCAAACCAACATACATACGCCACTACAAGAATCACAGATGTGGGATGTGCCTTCAAACGCAAACGTACAAAACGATCAGACGAAAACAAATGATAGCTTCACAGTTAAAGCGAATGAACAGCCACGTACAAATGAAGACATGGCTAATGACAAGGGAACTAGTACAGTCGCTGAACCCTCGGACAATTCTAGGAGTACAGTAAAAGTGGACGTTAAACTTAACGGATATCCTCAAAAAGTTTTAGACACAGCTGATTACCAAAAAACGAACGAAGAAACGTCAAAAAAGTCGACTAAACAAAAAGACGATTCATTCAGTCGTACAGTTGAAGTGGGTTTTGAACTTCTAAATGACCTCATTCGACTAtctgaagaagaagaagaagaaaatcaAGAAAGCGATAAAGGAAAACGTGAGTCCGGTTCAGGTTTAATCAGAGTTGCTGGAAATTGTGCTTGCAATTTGATTCAGTCAATGAAGGAAGAGAGCAAGACTCACTCTGAACAACTTATTTTAACAGGATTTGGGTCATTGATGGAAACTGTCTGTACCATACCAAAGGAAAAAGACAGTAAAAAATCAGACAGTGAAAAAGAACAGGTAATATATTCAAGAGAGAAAACCAGCAAAAATACGAAGGATATTCCTTCAAAAGAAAACGTACACAATGATCAGACGAGGAACGCAAATGATAGCTTCACAGTTCAATCGAATGAACATCCACGTACAACTGAAGACATGGCTGATGACAAGGCATCTTGTGCAGTCGCTTCGAGTAAGTCCACTGAACCATCAAACACTTTTTTGAGTACAGTAAAAGTGGACGTAGAACTCGGCGAATATCCAAAACAAGTTAACGAAAAAGCTGATAAACAAAGTACTAATGCGGAAATTTCAAATAAGTCGACGAAACAAAAGGCCAATTCATGTAGTCGAAAAATTAACGCGGGTTTGACACTTCTAAATGACTTCGTTCGACTTGTATCTGAAAAAGATCAAGAAAGCGATGAAGGTGAACGTGCGTCCGGTTCAGGTTTCGTCCGTTTTGCTGGCAAAATAATAAGAGATTTCCAACAGCAACTTGGTGAAGATACTGATAACAACAATGCCAACATGACCAATTCAAGCAATACAAACAGATCCTCGAAGGCACCATGTGACTTCGACCTTGATTGA
- the LOC127838438 gene encoding uncharacterized protein LOC127838438 isoform X2, with protein sequence MYVPVNVLKHLERRIYGIMRFFVSAISRPGISADGKHFNAFKESAVGLEFAELDGTSTMVALNMPEFPDTRIKNWGVVLKVVHNLLDSFDAMVHKCYPHEFCNSQSQKTFSNLEESVTSAAKKLADMFRDDGNDDKDTLKMRHEIKEPKTDPIYRKSLSNEIGETTELPKLMTADMVPAFTIQGWPRVAEEWITRHRKWPSNNLVLNIVQTGCQIVAKRPLYPTLNGDRNNEDHSQEVDENDTCFRLSFSQCELALAKQLSEVPLLCWKILKAYQKAFLRTEPPVLTSYHWKTVLFWIREDTDDDFWSEPNMMNCVIKALDFMINCLKDRFLPLFFVRGENLIAGCRDDLVDITLEKVIEIRKAPRKYLNTVLENPPKPEVYIISKDKIKEYLSAESNNNMVEDICNNMLHDFWYSMPWDITNNADECSKDRYDSIMRRLPNNLRNWLQLMKGECMTKSAQLIFTGMESLMETVFTFNEHRDSANSDSENEQVIYSRKQTNIHTPLQESQMWDVPSNANVQNDQTKTNDSFTVKANEQPRTNEDMANDKGTSTVAEPSDNSRSTVKVDVKLNGYPQKVLDTADYQKTNEETSKKSTKQKDDSFSRTVEVGFELLNDLIRLSEEEEEENQESDKGKRESGSGLIRVAGNCACNLIQSMKEESKTHSEQLILTGFGSLMETVCTIPKEKDSKKSDSEKEQVIYSREKTSKNTKDIPSKENVHNDQTRNANDSFTVQSNEHPRTTEDMADDKASCAVASSKSTEPSNTFLSTVKVDVELGEYPKQVNEKADKQSTNAEISNKSTKQKANSCSRKINAGLTLLNDFVRLVSEKDQESDEGERASGSGFVRFAGKIIRDFQQQLGEDTDNNNANMTNSSNTNRSSKAPCDFDLD encoded by the coding sequence ATGTACGTACCAGTCAACGTTTTGAAGCATTTAGAACGTAGAATATACGGTATAATGAGGTTTTTCGTAAGCGCCATCTCCCGTCCAGGCATATCGGCCGACGGAAAACACTTCAACGCTTTCAAAGAATCCGCAGTCGGTTTGGAGTTTGCAGAGCTAGATGGAACTTCAACCATGGTTGCTTTGAATATGCCTGAATTTCCTGATACGAGAATTAAAAATTGGGGTGTTGTATTAAAGGTTGTTCATAATCTTCTGGACTCTTTCGATGCTATGGTTCACAAATGTTATCCACATGAGTTCTGTAACTCACAGAGTCAAAAAACGTTTTCTAATTTAGAAGAAAGCGTAACTAGTGCGGCGAAAAAACTTGCAGACATGTTTAGAGACGACGGGAATGATGATAAAGATACTTTGAAAATGAGACACGAAATAAAAGAGCCCAAAACCGACCCGATATACAGAAAAAGTTTAAGCAACGAAATTGGGGAAACAACTGAACTCCCTAAACTTATGACTGCTGATATGGTACCTGCATTTACTATTCAAGGCTGGCCAAGGGTAGCCGAAGAGTGGATAACAAGACATCGAAAATGGCCTTCGAATAATTTGGTCCTTAATATTGTACAAACTGGTTGCCAGATCGTTGCTAAACGGCCATTGTATCCGACACTTAATGGCGATAGAAACAATGAGGATCATTCTCAGGAAGTTGATGAAAATGACACATGTTTTCGGCTGTCATTTTCGCAGTGTGAACTTGCCTTGGCGAAACAGCTTTCGGAGGTACCGCTTCTATGCTGGAAGATTTTGAAGGCGTATCAAAAGGCGTTTCTTCGAACAGAACCACCAGTACTTACTTCGTATCATTggaaaactgttttattttggaTCAGAGAAGACACCGATGACGACTTCTGGTCCGAACCGAATATGATGAATTGCGTTATAAAAGCTTTGGATTTCATGATAAATTGTTTGAAGGACCGTTTTCTACCTTTATTTTTTGTCCGTGGAGAAAATCTCATCGCAGGATGTCGTGATGACCTTGTAGATATAACTCTAGAAAAGGTGATTGAAATTCGTAAGGCACCTCGCAAGTACCTGAATACTGTTTTAGAAAATCCACCGAAGCCCGAAGTTTACATTATTTCGAAAGATAAAATAAAGGAATATTTATCCGCTGAAAGTAACAACAATATGGTAGAAGATATATGTAATAATATGTTGCACGATTTTTGGTATTCCATGCCATGGGATATCACCAACAATGCAGACGAATGCAGTAAAGATCGATATGATAGCATCATGAGAAGACTTCCCAATAACCTCCGCAATTGGCTTCAGTTAATGAAGGGAGAGTGCATGACTAAATCTGCACAACTCATTTTTACTGGTATGGAGTCATTGATGGAAACTGTATTCACATTTAATGAACACAGAGACAGTGCCAACTCAGACAGTGAAAATGAACAAGTAATATATTCGAGAAAGCAAACCAACATACATACGCCACTACAAGAATCACAGATGTGGGATGTGCCTTCAAACGCAAACGTACAAAACGATCAGACGAAAACAAATGATAGCTTCACAGTTAAAGCGAATGAACAGCCACGTACAAATGAAGACATGGCTAATGACAAGGGAACTAGTACAGTCGCTGAACCCTCGGACAATTCTAGGAGTACAGTAAAAGTGGACGTTAAACTTAACGGATATCCTCAAAAAGTTTTAGACACAGCTGATTACCAAAAAACGAACGAAGAAACGTCAAAAAAGTCGACTAAACAAAAAGACGATTCATTCAGTCGTACAGTTGAAGTGGGTTTTGAACTTCTAAATGACCTCATTCGACTAtctgaagaagaagaagaagaaaatcaAGAAAGCGATAAAGGAAAACGTGAGTCCGGTTCAGGTTTAATCAGAGTTGCTGGAAATTGTGCTTGCAATTTGATTCAGTCAATGAAGGAAGAGAGCAAGACTCACTCTGAACAACTTATTTTAACAGGATTTGGGTCATTGATGGAAACTGTCTGTACCATACCAAAGGAAAAAGACAGTAAAAAATCAGACAGTGAAAAAGAACAGGTAATATATTCAAGAGAGAAAACCAGCAAAAATACGAAGGATATTCCTTCAAAAGAAAACGTACACAATGATCAGACGAGGAACGCAAATGATAGCTTCACAGTTCAATCGAATGAACATCCACGTACAACTGAAGACATGGCTGATGACAAGGCATCTTGTGCAGTCGCTTCGAGTAAGTCCACTGAACCATCAAACACTTTTTTGAGTACAGTAAAAGTGGACGTAGAACTCGGCGAATATCCAAAACAAGTTAACGAAAAAGCTGATAAACAAAGTACTAATGCGGAAATTTCAAATAAGTCGACGAAACAAAAGGCCAATTCATGTAGTCGAAAAATTAACGCGGGTTTGACACTTCTAAATGACTTCGTTCGACTTGTATCTGAAAAAGATCAAGAAAGCGATGAAGGTGAACGTGCGTCCGGTTCAGGTTTCGTCCGTTTTGCTGGCAAAATAATAAGAGATTTCCAACAGCAACTTGGTGAAGATACTGATAACAACAATGCCAACATGACCAATTCAAGCAATACAAACAGATCCTCGAAGGCACCATGTGACTTCGACCTTGATTGA